Proteins encoded together in one Coffea arabica cultivar ET-39 chromosome 2c, Coffea Arabica ET-39 HiFi, whole genome shotgun sequence window:
- the LOC113723732 gene encoding uncharacterized protein isoform X2: MGRRPKYANLEEAYRGKNARRRERRANASTMDNSGTAATTQFRVSIKESFNSRSTMELRYKSKVSMNTEGINNQDEQYVIATYSHSKGSFISHVSDYRTKEDCAETSVRGMHECVKGMNVESTVLASTSKSSVANYSRDTCSIPIITDSNVLSMPPDKTYQLAQQDATRQRRRKRLAMDPLRIIATEPDILPDIPDCQHVKQRNFI; this comes from the exons ATGGGTCGCCGACCGAAATATGCAAACTTAGAAGAAGCCTATAGAGGGAAGAATGCAAGAAGACGGGAACGACGTGCCAATGCGAGTACCATGGATAATTCTG GTACTGCTGCTACAACACAATTTCGTGTGTCCATCAAAGAGtctttcaatagccgttcaactATGGAATTGAGATATAAAAGTAAGGTTAGCATGAACACTGAAGGAATAAACAATCAAGACGAGCAGTATGTTATAGCAACCTATTCACATTCAAAAGGTAGTTTTATCAGTCATGTAAGTGATTACAGAACAAAAGAAGATTGTGCAGAAACATCCGTCAGAGGAATGCATGAATGTGTAAAAGGAATGAATGTAGAATCAACAGTTTTAGCATCAACTTCTAAGAGCAGTGTTGCTAATTATTCAAGAGATACATGCTCGATACCTATCATTACTGATAGTAATGTTCTATCTATGCCACCAGACAAAACATATCAGTTAGCTCAACAGGATGCTACAAGACAGAGGCGACGTAAGAGATTAGCAATGGATCCATTGAGAATTATTGCCACTGAACCTGATATATTACCTGATATTCCAGATTGCCAGCATGTAAAGCAAAGAAATTTCATCTAG
- the LOC113727893 gene encoding probable (S)-N-methylcoclaurine 3'-hydroxylase isozyme 2: protein MDSTANSFIFLPLFLLPPLFWLILNYIKSRNQSLPPGPKPWPIVGNLPQIGSKPHVALAQLAQDYGPLISLRLGSQLVVVGSTPAAATEILKTHDRILSGRHVPHVSYAKSPLMNYVSVGWTYECTDQWKFLRTLCKSEILGAKVIENQSHLREQKANELVQFLVSKEGQRITIAEVVFVSVFNFLGQIFFSKDFLSYDEVENGGGMSELIREVMELWTAPNISDLYPVLGGLDLQRLSKKASVCHNKICSAWQEIIRERRGKKYQDSTRQKDFLDVLLQNDFSDDQINYLHLELFAAGSDTSTSTVEWAMAELLRNPKFLDMIRQELDQIEFSGENLIKESGLTRLPYLQACVKEILRLHPPAPLLLPRRATETCQVMNYTIPMGTEVLVNVWAIGRDPNIWEDPSSFNPERFLSCDLDFKGNDFEFLPFGAGRRMCPGLPMAARQVCLTLASLIYHFEWSLPDNMLPQHMDMSEKFGITLQKEQPLVIMLSSRK, encoded by the exons ATGGATTCAACTGCTAATTCCTTCATATTCCTTCCTCTTTTCCTTCTACCGCCTCTCTTCTGGCTCATCCTAAATTACATCAAAAGTAGAAACCAATCTCTTCCTCCCGGCCCAAAGCCATGGCCGATTGTTGGAAATCTCCCACAAATAGGAAGCAAGCCTCACGTTGCATTAGCCCAACTAGCCCAAGATTACGGCCCATTGATCTCCCTCCGGCTAGGGAGTCAACTTGTGGTTGTTGGGTCAACCCCGGCAGCGGCCACCGAAATCCTCAAGACCCATGATCGGATACTCTCCGGCCGGCACGTCCCACATGTTTCATACGCCAAGAGTCCCCTCATGAACTATGTTTCAGTCGGCTGGACTTATGAGTGCACAGACCAATGGAAGTTTTTACGTACACTTTGTAAAAGTGAAATTCTGGGTGCAAAAGTGATCGAAAACCAGTCCCATTTGAGAGAGCAAAAGGCGAATGAGTTGGTCCAGTTTTTGGTTTCAAAGGAAGGCCAGAGGATCACGATTGCAGAAGTTGTATTTGTTTCTGTATTCAATTTCTTGGGACAAATTTTTTTCTCCAAGGACTTCTTAAGTTATGATGAGGTAGAAAATGGTGGTGGAATGAGTGAGCTTATAAGGGAAGTCATGGAGCTGTGGACTGCCCCAAATATATCAGACCTGTATCCAGTTTTAGGTGGACTGGACCTccagagattgagcaagaaggCTAGTGTATGTCACAACAAAATCTGCAGTGCATGGCAAGAGATCATTAGAGAGAGAAGAGGGAAGAAATACCAAGATTCAACGAGGCAGAAAGATTTCTTGGATGTGTTGCTTCAGAATGATTTCTCAGACGATCAGATTAATTACTTGCACCTG GAACTGTTTGCTGCAGGGTCAGATACTAGCACCTCCACGGTTGAATGGGCGATGGCCGAATTATTAAGGAATCCCAAGTTCTTAGACATGATTCGGCAAGAACTTGATCAGATAGAATTCTCAGGGGAAAATTTGATAAAGGAATCAGGCTTAACCAGGCTTCCTTACCTACAAGCATGTGTTAAAGAAATCTTGAGATTACACCCTCCCGCCCCATTGCTTCTCCCCCGTCGTGCCACGGAAACATGTCAAGTTATGAACTACACTATCCCAATGGGGACTGAAGTTTTGGTGAACGTATGGGCCATTGGAAGAGATCCCAACATCTGGGAAGATCCATCAAGCTTCAATCCAGAGAGGTTTCTCAGTTGTGACTTGGATTTCAAAGGGAATGACTTTGAATTCTTGCCTTTTGGTGCTGGAAGGAGGATGTGTCCTGGATTGCCTATGGCAGCTAGGCAAGTATGCTTGACCTTGGCTTCTTTGATTTATCATTTTGAGTGGTCTCTCCCAGACAACATGCTACCTCAACACATGGACATGAGTGAAAAATTTGGAATAACACTGCAAAAGGAGCAGCCTTTGGTCATTATGCTGAGCAgcagaaaatga